A segment of the Commensalibacter oyaizuii genome:
AAGCTGTTAATAATTATATTGATCTTTACAATCGTACTGTTGATGAAGCTAAAGACAGAATTAACCAATTGCAAGACCGTGTTCAACAAGCAAAAGAATCTTATGCAAACTTTAAGAAAGAAGCAAAAGAACGCGCAGATGAGGCCGCAAAAACAATGTCTCGTATCGCATTGTGGGGCTTCGTAGATCTACTCATTGGCGCAATCGTTAGTGCATTGTTCGGATTATGGGGTGTACGGACACGAGCAGATACTTGGTCACAAACACACACACTGCCACGCAACGATACATTTTCTAAATAATAAAATTTAGATAATTTATATTAAAAAAGGAGGAATAAAGTTTCCTCCTTTTTTATTTCTACTTTTACTTTTGTTGATAAGGATAAAATCTATTTGCTTTTAAATCCCCCTCAATCTCTTCTAACGTTTTTCCTTTGGTTTCAGGAACTAAGAAAATAATAAAAATGACTGCAATAATAGAAATCAATGCATACAACCAAAATGTATAAGTAGCACCCAATGCCGTCACCAGACTTAGCGTTGTCAGTGTTACAATCAAATCAAAAAACCAGTGACTAAAAGAACCTAAACTTGCCCCTTTGCCACGAACAAATAATGGATAGACTTCGGCATTGATCAGCCAAATACAAACACCAAATCCTCCACAATTTAACATTAGATAAGCCCCCAAACAAACAACAACCAGAATTTTACTGAAGTCTGTTTGCGGCCCAGCCCCCATGAACAAATATCCCATTACAATCAGTGCAACGATGGAACCAGGAATAGTCCATAATAAATAGCGACGACGGCCGATCTTATCAACAAGCACACTACCAATCATGGTCATAATAACGACCAGTAAAGTACTTGCCCCTGTTCCTAAAATCGCGGCTTTTTGTGAAAAACCTGCGTGGGTCAAAATTGTTGGTGCATAATAAATTAACGCATTATTTCCCGTTATTTGTGAAAACATTGCAATAGAAGCACCGACAATAACTGCGGGTCTAATCCAAGGTTGAGCAAGATCTTTCCACGTACCTTGAGGTTGATTTGTGACTGTGTGTATTTCATCAATTTCTGCTTGTGCCGAGGCAGAGTTACCACGTAGTTTTTCCAGGATCTTAAAAGCTTCTTGATCACGTTTTTGCATAACCAACCAACGTGGGCTTTCAGGTAATAAAATCATTCCGGCAAGTAATATTATTGCAGGAATAACGCCTAGACCAAACATCCACCGCCAATGATCCCCCAATACAAACCCACTGAAATAGGCCACGGTAATTCCAAATACGACCATGAATTGGAATAAAACAACCATTTTACCACGATGTTGTGGTGGTGCCACTTCAGCAATATAAACAGGAATAATTTGTGTTGAACTCCCTGCTGATAGTCCTAGTAAAAAACGTGAAGCAATTAAAAATACCATATTAGGAGCACAAGCGGATGCAATAGATCCCAACGCAAAAACAACCCCTACAGCAACAACCATAACGCGACGACCCAAACGGTCAGATATAGGACCAGTCCCTAGACAACCAAATAAAGCCCCAAAAATAATCGCACCAGTCACAAGTTGTTTGTTGAGATCATCAAGCGCAAACTGCTTTCCTAACCCTAATAAAGCAACGCCAATGACCCCCGTGTCGTAGCCAAATAATAATCCACCTAAAGCGGCAATTACCGCTATGGCGATAACAACTGCCGTACTTTGTGGTACATGCACATCAGCTTGCCCCAATGATGCCATAAATTTGCTCCAATATAGAATGTTATTAAATGAATTAGTCAAAAGATAGCTAAATATATCAGCACAAAATTAGAAGTTATCGTACAAAATTTATGGAACATCACGATGTTGTGATCAGAAATGTTTACAACAAAAGGGATGGTAAGATTTTACTTTTTTTATCTTATTAAGAAGGTTAAATTCTTCTTAAAAAACAAACCTTTGTAGTATGAATATTATGAATTTCTAAATCATCAAAATTTGATAAAGAGAATCGTATATTACAAAAATTGTTAACTTTTAATTTTAAGAAAGATGATAAAAACTCTTAAACCAGTTTATAAAACGACAAGTACCATCTTTTAATAATGTTTTAGGGGACCACCCTGTTATTTTATATATCTCACTAATATCTGACAAAGTAGCTTCAATATCAGTTTCGGGGCGCTTTATATATTGAACATTAGCCGTTTTTCCCAAATTAACTTCCAAATATTTAATTAAATATTCTACACGTTCCCTACGGCTATTTCCAATATTCAAAAGATTATAATCTTCTAAATCAGAACAGTCCCATAAACTTAACATCGCATCAACTACATCATCAATATAGGTAAAATCCCTTGAAAGATCGGCCCCCCTATATAATGTGATAGTCCGACCGTTAATAATAGAATTGGCAAAGATGTAATAGGCCATGTCAGGACGTCCCCAAGGACCATAGACCGTAAAAAAGCGTAACCCCGTCTGTTTGATCCCATAAAGATGATAATACGTAAATGACAGTAACTCTGCCGAACGTTTTGACGCTGCATACACTGAGCTTGGTAAATCAACTCTATCATTCTCACTAAAAGGTAGTTTAGTGTTCAAGCCATAAACCGAGGAAGAAGAAGCATAAAAAATACGTTGTAAATTTGGCAACTGACGTGCCAACTCTAAGATATTCAAATGACCGTTGATATTTGTTTGAACATATGAAAAGGGATTTTGTAGAGAATACCTTACCCCTGCTTGGGCAGCTAAATGAATAATATATCGAATATCACATTCGTAACGATCGAATACACTTGCCATCGCATGCTGGTCTGTTATGTCAACTTGATGAAATTCAAAATTCTTAAATTGTTGTAATTGTTTAAGACGACTATATTTTAAAACAGGTGCATAATAATCATTGAGATTATCGATACCAACAACTTTCTCACCACGTTCCAATAATGCTTTGGAAATATAAAAACCAATAAATCCTGCTGCACCTGTTACCAAGCAAACCACGTTAATCCCTTAAATAAAAATAACTTAAAAAATTAATATTCCAAAATATAAAAATAGCAAATTAAATATAACATACATGCTAAATAATATGCTAATTTTAAACAAAGCCTTTAATTCATAGTGTTCAATTTTTATATAAAAGCAATATGAATATTGTCATAAAATGATATGATTAAACATAGTATTATGATTGAAGCACGATTATTCATCATATAGAATAAGCTAATTTATTACTTACTTTTAAAAAACAGTTAGGAGACTGCAAGATGACTAAAACAAAAAGTGCTCTTCACCCTACACGTAATAATCTACCTTCCAATACCAAAACCGTAGTTATTCAACTACTGAACAAACGCCTTGCCGATGGTTTAGATATAGCTTTAATCACCAAACAAGCCCATTGGAATTTAAAAGGACCACAATTTATTGGCGTCCATACCATGGTTGATGGCTTTCGTACTGAACAAGATACATTCAATGATGAAATGGCTGAAAGGATCACTGCTCTGGGTGGAACAGCTTATGGTACCTCCCAAGCCATTACTGATACCTCAAGCATCACCCCATATCCGACCGATATTTATAATGTTGAGGATCATATCAAGGCATTAATTGAACGTTATGCGACATTTGCCAATGCCATTCGTCAAGCAATTGATGAAGCTGATGAAGCAGGTGATGCCGATACCGCAGATTTATTTACAGGTATTTCACGAGCAATGGACAAGCAATTATGGTTCCTTGAAGCACACATGCCTGTCACATCCAAATAATTAAAATGAACGTAAACTCTGCTATTATTTGTAATGGGCAGAGTTTACGTTTCAATTAAAATCTAGCAATCTACTTCTTTTTATTCCCTATTTCGACAGCCTCACCTTTGGAAACCGTGGATTGATCAGGTTCAAAGGCTGCACTATCAACAGTATCACCAACCGTAATTCCCAATTTTTCCGTAATCCCCCCCTGAAGTTCTAATGTTGCTATAACTGCGCCACGACTATTAATCGGGGCTAAACTGTAAGGGACAGTATTTTCTGCAATTGCCTGAATACGATGATGTCCATCTATAAAAACCATATCTAAGGGAACAAGCGTATTCTTCATCCACATATTGCTGGGTTGTGGGCCAGGCCAAACAAATAACATGCCCCCGTTTTCTGGGACATGGGGTCTAAACATCTCACCGACCTCTTGTTCTTTTGGAGTTTTAGCAATTTCCACTAGGAACTGATGCTTTTTCCCAGTTTTTGTCGTAATCGTTAATGGTTGCTTTGTTAACTCTGGTTGTGGCCGAGTAATTTCCGATTGATCATTTTGCGCAAACCCATCGATGATGGGAAATATTCCCACCATCCCCATACCTATGCTCACCATTAACCATTTCATATATTTTTGCATATATTTTTTACCTAAATTTCCAATTACATGAATCTTATGTTAAATTAAATAAGGATTGTTTAACCGTTCAAAACCAATTGTGCTGCCGATCCCGTGTCCTGGCAAAACATAAATATCATCCCCTAAAGGTAACAATTTTTCTTTAATTGTTTCAACCAAACAATCCCCATCACCGTAAGAAAAATCAGAACGTCCAATCGTTCCTTTAAATAAAACGTCCCCGGTAATCATAAATCTTGCCTTTGGTTCATAAAATACAACATGACCAGGGGTATGGCCAGGAACATGTAAAACTTCAAACGACATACCTTGAAATGATAACAGCTCTTTATCTTGTAAAAACCGGGTTGGAATTACATTCTCGGCTTCTTCAACATGAGTACCAAAATTAGTCATATCTTGTTTGACCTTGTCTAATAAAAACTTATCCTGACAAGAAGGACCCAAGATTGGCACAGAATTCTGATATTGTTGTTCTAAATGTCTTTGCAATGCCATCGTGACCCCCACATGATCAAAATGACCATGGGTTAATAAAATGGCCTGTATTTCCACATCAAGAGAATTAATCATTTGAAGTAAAGACATTAAATCCCCACCTGGATCACTAATAACGCCTTTTTTTATATCTGGATTCCAAATCAACATGCAATTTTGTCTTAACATGGTCACTGGCATAATCTCTATTTTCAGAGATGCAATTGAAAGAAACAAAAAACACTCCACTCTTTCTATAATATATTCCTATCATTGAAGGATTATATTCTATTAATCAATAATTCTCATCTATCTTTTTGTGTCCTCTTTACATCATAAATTATCACACTTCTAAATGTTACTTTATAAAATTGAAAAAAACCAAGATTATGTCTTGCTCTTACAGTCCTGATCCATTACTGAATAAGACATCTCATGAAATTTAATTGGTTCACATAGGGTTGTCGATGAAAAAGGTATTCATGCAAAATAACAAAAAAATTAAATTTGCTTCTTTTCTTTTAATGTTTTCTTGTATGTCTGGTGTAACGCATTATGCGCATGCACGCTCTACTCATCATGGACAAAAAAAATCTGTATCCCATGCTAAAAAAGCAAGCCATGGTGCTGCTGCACACAAAGTCTCTTTCAAAACCAGCAGTCACGCGTCAAAGAAACAACGCAACCATTATAAAACCAAGAGATTACGCTATGCTCATCGCTCTGGGGGTGGGCGTGTCATTCAATGTGTTGCTTTTGCACGTTCAGCCACAGAAGTACAACTAAGAGGGAATGCTGGAACTTGGTGGAATAAAGCTGAAGGGATCTATTCCCGTGGAAATACGCCAAAACCCAACAGTGTGTTGAGTTTCCGCTCTACAAGACGTATGCCCTATGGACATGTTGCCGTTGTTAGGCAAATTGTCGATTCTAGAACCATTATTATTGACCAATCCCACTGGGCACAAAGAGGCATCAGCCGAAATACACCTGTCATTGACGTTTCTCCAAATAACGATTGGACGGCTGTTCGCGTTGCTATGAATGGTAACAAAAATGCTTTTGGCAGCATTTATCCAACTCATGGATTTATTTACCCCAGTAATGATGACAGCGGTGAAATACGCAATGCATCAACAAAACGTAATTATCCTCAACAGCTAAGGACAAAAACTTGGTCTGCAGATGCTGCAACAGCCAGAGGATATTCAAAAGTAAATACTCAAGTAGCACTAGCACCCAACGTATCTGACGATTTTTTCGTTAATGATGCCCCAAATCGTTTTTTAAAATAACAAATGGATTTAGGGACGTCCCTGTCGGTGATATGGATGTCCCTGTATAATAGTTAACGCCCTGTATATTTGTTCTGCTAGTAATATTCTTACGAGCATATGGGGCCACGTAGATGCACCAAACGAGATGGTTGCATCAGAACGCTGAAGTGCTGTATTATGCAACCCTTCTGCCCCCCCTATCAAGAAAGAAATGGGTTTCGACTGTTCTAACCACAGCTGCATCTTTTTAGAAAATTCTATACTGCTATAATTTTTTCCACCCTCGTCCATACTGACCACAATAGAACGATCAGGCAATGCCTCTAACAAAGCCTGTGTTTCTTTTAGCTTGGATTCTTGGGGACTGCCTTTAGCTTCATTGACCTCAGTAATGGTTAATTTGGGTCGAATCCGTTTTACATACCGTGCAACCAGATCAAGTTCTGACTTATGCCGCATTTTTCCCACGGCAATAATATGAAACATTATACGCTGGGTTCTTCTGGCTCCTTGGGTTGTTCAGAAATTTCAACGTTCCAAATACGCTCGATATTATAATATTCACGTGCTTCTGCTTGGAATAAATGAACGATAACGTCGCCTGTATCTAACAACACCCAATCAGGACTACGCTCAATAGCAGTCCTTTTGATGCCATAATCAAATAATGCTTTGTCTAAATTTTCAGCCATCGCCATAATTTGACGGTCAACTAACCCTGTTGCGATAATCATTCGATCTGCAAAAGATGCCTTACCAACAAGATCAATGACAACGATGTTTTCAGCTTTATCATCCTCCAAAGAGGCAACCATTAAAGCAACCACCTCATTTAACTTTGCTTCATCCAACATTGTTGTTCTTTTTGGGCCTTCTTTTGGGCCTTCTTGAATCACATCTTTGCGTGAAATGTTTTCAGTCATATAAAATTCTTTTCCTTAATTATAGGAGTCTTCTAATAATTGTTTTTGCTGCAATCGTAATGCCGTTGCAGAAATTGTGTTTTCAGGAGCTGGAACAAAAACCCAAGCCGGTGCTTTGCAGTCCGCTAATATGGTTGAGTAACGTGATGGTAATCTTGTCTCTCTCGCCCATTGCGCTGCTTGCCCTTTTAATGCTGTATATATATAAGATGGCCTTGGAAAAACAGCCATAGGCACCAATCTTAGTATTTCTTGCCAATGTGACCATAGTGCCATTTGTGCCAAACCATCAGCTCCCATTAGCCAAACAAATTTACAGCAAGGGAAACGTTGTTGTACGATTTTAATAGTATCACAACTATAACGCGTGTGCAGTCTTGATTCTATATCTGTTGCAATCAATCGCCTTCCACTGAGATTTGCTTTAACTTTCTGATATCGCTCTTCGAAAGGAGCCATATCAGTACCAACTTTCAAAGGGTTACCAGGGGACACCATTAGCCAAACCTGGTCAAGACGTAAAAATTTTAATGCTCGATCAGCTAATTGCAAGTGTCCTTCATGAATAGGGTTAAAAGACCCCCCAAATAAGCCGACCCGTATTCGCCTTCTATCCCCCCAAGTTGGTATGGCAATCATTTAGGCCGCACCTGACCGCTTCCTAAAACTTCGTAGCGATAACTTGTTAATTGTTCAATTCCAACGGGTCCTCTGGCGTGTAATCGCCCTGTCGCAATCCCAATCTCTGCACCGAAACCGAACTCTCCACCATCACAAAATTGAGTTGATGTATTCCACATCACCACAGCACTCTGAACTGTGTCCATAAATTGTCGCGCGGCCTGTTCATCTTGCGTAATAATTGCTTCGGTATGACCACTACCATAACGTGCAATGTGTGCCAATGCGTCCTCTATATCCTTAACAACAGCAACGGACAACACACTATCCAGCCACTCAGTCGCAAAATCTTCAGACGATGCGAGCTTGATCTCATCAACGAGACCACAAGCCTCTTGATTACCAACAAAACGACATCCTAGCGCTTTCAAATCTTTGATCAATACTGGTAATAATTTTTTTGCTATTGCCTGATCGATAAGCAATGTTTCTGTAGCACCACAGATTCCAGTACGACGCATTTTAGCATTAGCAACGATTGAACGTGCCATATCGAAATCAGCAGCTTGATGTACATAGGTGTGACACAAACCTGCTGCATGTGCCAATACTGGAATACGGGCCTCTTTTTGCACAAAATGGATAAGGGATGATCCCCCTCTGGGAATCAATACATCTATCAGACCAGTAGCATGTAACATATCAGTGACATGCTGACGATCACTGTCGGGTGGCATGGCAATGATATCTGGGTTTAATCCTGCTGCGATAATCCCTTGTTTCATTGCTTTGTGAATAGCCAATGCTGTATGGTGGCAATCTGATCCACCACGTAAAATCACACCATTTCCAGATTTTAAGCAAATACCTACGGCATCAGCACCAACATTAGGACGACTTTCGTAAATCATCCCAACCACCCCTAAAGGGACTGAAACGCGTTTGAATTTTAATCCATTTGGACGTGTCCAAGCGGCCAATTCTTTTCCTAGAGGATCGGGCAACTTGGCAATATCTTCTAACCCAACTGCAATATTTTCAAGACGATCATGATTTAACGTCATGCGATCTTTGAAAGCATCACTTACCTTTGCACTTGCTAAATCTTGCATGTTTGCAGCCAAGATTGCTGTCTCCGC
Coding sequences within it:
- a CDS encoding sugar porter family MFS transporter, whose protein sequence is MGQADVHVPQSTAVVIAIAVIAALGGLLFGYDTGVIGVALLGLGKQFALDDLNKQLVTGAIIFGALFGCLGTGPISDRLGRRVMVVAVGVVFALGSIASACAPNMVFLIASRFLLGLSAGSSTQIIPVYIAEVAPPQHRGKMVVLFQFMVVFGITVAYFSGFVLGDHWRWMFGLGVIPAIILLAGMILLPESPRWLVMQKRDQEAFKILEKLRGNSASAQAEIDEIHTVTNQPQGTWKDLAQPWIRPAVIVGASIAMFSQITGNNALIYYAPTILTHAGFSQKAAILGTGASTLLVVIMTMIGSVLVDKIGRRRYLLWTIPGSIVALIVMGYLFMGAGPQTDFSKILVVVCLGAYLMLNCGGFGVCIWLINAEVYPLFVRGKGASLGSFSHWFFDLIVTLTTLSLVTALGATYTFWLYALISIIAVIFIIFLVPETKGKTLEEIEGDLKANRFYPYQQK
- a CDS encoding 4Fe-4S binding protein, which translates into the protein MAITTAVLCGTCTSACPNDAINLLQYRMLLNELVKR
- a CDS encoding SDR family NAD(P)-dependent oxidoreductase, which codes for MVCLVTGAAGFIGFYISKALLERGEKVVGIDNLNDYYAPVLKYSRLKQLQQFKNFEFHQVDITDQHAMASVFDRYECDIRYIIHLAAQAGVRYSLQNPFSYVQTNINGHLNILELARQLPNLQRIFYASSSSVYGLNTKLPFSENDRVDLPSSVYAASKRSAELLSFTYYHLYGIKQTGLRFFTVYGPWGRPDMAYYIFANSIINGRTITLYRGADLSRDFTYIDDVVDAMLSLWDCSDLEDYNLLNIGNSRRERVEYLIKYLEVNLGKTANVQYIKRPETDIEATLSDISEIYKITGWSPKTLLKDGTCRFINWFKSFYHLS
- the dps gene encoding DNA starvation/stationary phase protection protein Dps; the protein is MTKTKSALHPTRNNLPSNTKTVVIQLLNKRLADGLDIALITKQAHWNLKGPQFIGVHTMVDGFRTEQDTFNDEMAERITALGGTAYGTSQAITDTSSITPYPTDIYNVEDHIKALIERYATFANAIRQAIDEADEAGDADTADLFTGISRAMDKQLWFLEAHMPVTSK
- a CDS encoding DUF192 domain-containing protein, translating into MVGIFPIIDGFAQNDQSEITRPQPELTKQPLTITTKTGKKHQFLVEIAKTPKEQEVGEMFRPHVPENGGMLFVWPGPQPSNMWMKNTLVPLDMVFIDGHHRIQAIAENTVPYSLAPINSRGAVIATLELQGGITEKLGITVGDTVDSAAFEPDQSTVSKGEAVEIGNKKK
- a CDS encoding MBL fold metallo-hydrolase, with protein sequence MFLSIASLKIEIMPVTMLRQNCMLIWNPDIKKGVISDPGGDLMSLLQMINSLDVEIQAILLTHGHFDHVGVTMALQRHLEQQYQNSVPILGPSCQDKFLLDKVKQDMTNFGTHVEEAENVIPTRFLQDKELLSFQGMSFEVLHVPGHTPGHVVFYEPKARFMITGDVLFKGTIGRSDFSYGDGDCLVETIKEKLLPLGDDIYVLPGHGIGSTIGFERLNNPYLI
- a CDS encoding CHAP domain-containing protein; protein product: MKKVFMQNNKKIKFASFLLMFSCMSGVTHYAHARSTHHGQKKSVSHAKKASHGAAAHKVSFKTSSHASKKQRNHYKTKRLRYAHRSGGGRVIQCVAFARSATEVQLRGNAGTWWNKAEGIYSRGNTPKPNSVLSFRSTRRMPYGHVAVVRQIVDSRTIIIDQSHWAQRGISRNTPVIDVSPNNDWTAVRVAMNGNKNAFGSIYPTHGFIYPSNDDSGEIRNASTKRNYPQQLRTKTWSADAATARGYSKVNTQVALAPNVSDDFFVNDAPNRFLK
- a CDS encoding 23S rRNA (pseudouridine(1915)-N(3))-methyltransferase RlmH, which produces MFHIIAVGKMRHKSELDLVARYVKRIRPKLTITEVNEAKGSPQESKLKETQALLEALPDRSIVVSMDEGGKNYSSIEFSKKMQLWLEQSKPISFLIGGAEGLHNTALQRSDATISFGASTWPHMLVRILLAEQIYRALTIIQGHPYHRQGRP
- the rsfS gene encoding ribosome silencing factor — translated: MTENISRKDVIQEGPKEGPKRTTMLDEAKLNEVVALMVASLEDDKAENIVVIDLVGKASFADRMIIATGLVDRQIMAMAENLDKALFDYGIKRTAIERSPDWVLLDTGDVIVHLFQAEAREYYNIERIWNVEISEQPKEPEEPSV
- a CDS encoding nicotinate-nucleotide adenylyltransferase, whose amino-acid sequence is MIAIPTWGDRRRIRVGLFGGSFNPIHEGHLQLADRALKFLRLDQVWLMVSPGNPLKVGTDMAPFEERYQKVKANLSGRRLIATDIESRLHTRYSCDTIKIVQQRFPCCKFVWLMGADGLAQMALWSHWQEILRLVPMAVFPRPSYIYTALKGQAAQWARETRLPSRYSTILADCKAPAWVFVPAPENTISATALRLQQKQLLEDSYN
- a CDS encoding glutamate-5-semialdehyde dehydrogenase, with translation MAVSTLSQNGIIADLAKKVRVAAYDLSRSDVQQRNQALILAAQALRSAETAILAANMQDLASAKVSDAFKDRMTLNHDRLENIAVGLEDIAKLPDPLGKELAAWTRPNGLKFKRVSVPLGVVGMIYESRPNVGADAVGICLKSGNGVILRGGSDCHHTALAIHKAMKQGIIAAGLNPDIIAMPPDSDRQHVTDMLHATGLIDVLIPRGGSSLIHFVQKEARIPVLAHAAGLCHTYVHQAADFDMARSIVANAKMRRTGICGATETLLIDQAIAKKLLPVLIKDLKALGCRFVGNQEACGLVDEIKLASSEDFATEWLDSVLSVAVVKDIEDALAHIARYGSGHTEAIITQDEQAARQFMDTVQSAVVMWNTSTQFCDGGEFGFGAEIGIATGRLHARGPVGIEQLTSYRYEVLGSGQVRPK